A window from Citrus sinensis cultivar Valencia sweet orange chromosome 3, DVS_A1.0, whole genome shotgun sequence encodes these proteins:
- the LOC102614499 gene encoding probable fructokinase-7, which translates to MNLGTCWLIFSRKITLTTLASVLTHMQGLHWLFVTLTAEGERGFMFFRNPSAEMLLCEAELDVNLIEKASILLKPRRSAHIAAMEMAKTSGCILSYDPNARLLPWPSAEAARGGIISIWDEADMIKISEEELTLLIEGCDASDDNVVLEKLFHSNLKLLLVTEGSNGCKYYTQEFKGHVGGGVVNCTR; encoded by the exons ATGAATTTGGGCACATGTTGGCTGATATTCTCAAGGAAAATAACGTTGACAACTCTGGCATCCGTTTTAACCCACATGCAAGGACTGCATTGGCTTTTTGTGACACTAACAGCTGAGGGTGAACGCGGTTTCATGTTTTTCCGCAACCCCAGTGCTGAAATGCTTCTTTGTGAGGCCGAGCTTGATGTAAATCTAATAGAGAAG GCAAGTATATTGCTGAAACCACGTCGGTCAGCTCATATTGCTGCCATGGAAATGGCCAAAACGTCTGGCTGCATCCTATCTTATGATCCAAATGCAAGGTTACTACCATGGCCATCTGCCGAGGCTGCTCGTGGAGGCATCATAAGCATATGGGACGAGGCTGACATGATTAAG ATAAGTGAGGAAGAATTGACATTATTGATTGAAGGTTGTGATGCCTCTGATGATAATGTGGtgttagagaagcttttccaCTCCAATCTTAAGCTTTTGCTTGTCACCGAGGGGTCAAATGGCTGCAAATATTACACACAG GAATTTAAGGGTCACGTTGGTGGTGGTGTTGTTAATTGCACGCGTTGA
- the LOC102613709 gene encoding agamous-like MADS-box protein MADS3 isoform X2 translates to MGRGRVELKRIENKINRQVTFSKRRNGLLKKAYELSVLCDAEVALIIFSSRGKLYEFGSAGINKTLERYQRCCFNPQDNSIERETQEATKLKAKYESLQRTQRHLLGEDLGPLSVKELQNLEKQLEGALALARQRKTQIMIEQVEDLRKKERQLGDINKQLRIKLETEGQSFKAIQDLWNSAAAGAGNSNFSVHPSHDSPMNCDPEPALQIGYLNYLPSEGSSVPKNTVGETNFIQGWVL, encoded by the exons ATGGGGAGAGGAAGAGTGGAGCTGAAGAGGATAGAGAACAAGATTAACAGACAGGTCACTTTCTCAAAGAGAAGAAATGGTTTGCTGAAGAAAGCTTATGAGCTTTCTGTGCTTTGTGATGCTGAAGTTGCTCTTATCATCTTCTCTAGCCGTGGCAAGCTCTATGAGTTTGGTAGTGCtgg CATAAACAAAACCCTTGAGCGATACCAACGTTGCTGCTTCAATCCTCAAGACAACAGCATCGAACGTGAAACACAG GAGGCAACAAAGTTGAAAGCAAAATATGAGTCTCTTCAACGCACTCAAAG GCATTTGCTTGGAGAGGATCTTGGACCGCTGAGTGTAAAGGAGCTGCAGAATCTTGAGAAACAGCTTGAAGGAGCCCTAGCACTGGCCAGGCAAAGGAAG ACACAGATTATGATAGAGCAGGTGGAAGACCTCCGCAAAAAG GAGCGTCAGCTTGGAGATATCAACAAGCAGCTCAGGATTAAG CTGGAGACTGAAGGGCAAAGTTTTAAGGCCATTCAAGACCTGTGGAATTCTGCTGCTGCAGGTGCTGGAAATAGCAACTTCTCTGTTCATCCTTCTCATGACAGTCCCATGAACTGTGACCCGGAACCTGCTCTACAAATTGG GTACCTGAATTATCTTCCATCTGAAGGGTCTTCAGTGCCAAAGAATACGGTTGGTGAGACCAACTTCATCCAAGGATGGGTCCTTTGA
- the LOC102613709 gene encoding agamous-like MADS-box protein MADS3 isoform X1 yields MGRGRVELKRIENKINRQVTFSKRRNGLLKKAYELSVLCDAEVALIIFSSRGKLYEFGSAGINKTLERYQRCCFNPQDNSIERETQSWYQEATKLKAKYESLQRTQRHLLGEDLGPLSVKELQNLEKQLEGALALARQRKTQIMIEQVEDLRKKERQLGDINKQLRIKLETEGQSFKAIQDLWNSAAAGAGNSNFSVHPSHDSPMNCDPEPALQIGYLNYLPSEGSSVPKNTVGETNFIQGWVL; encoded by the exons ATGGGGAGAGGAAGAGTGGAGCTGAAGAGGATAGAGAACAAGATTAACAGACAGGTCACTTTCTCAAAGAGAAGAAATGGTTTGCTGAAGAAAGCTTATGAGCTTTCTGTGCTTTGTGATGCTGAAGTTGCTCTTATCATCTTCTCTAGCCGTGGCAAGCTCTATGAGTTTGGTAGTGCtgg CATAAACAAAACCCTTGAGCGATACCAACGTTGCTGCTTCAATCCTCAAGACAACAGCATCGAACGTGAAACACAG AGCTGGTACCAGGAGGCAACAAAGTTGAAAGCAAAATATGAGTCTCTTCAACGCACTCAAAG GCATTTGCTTGGAGAGGATCTTGGACCGCTGAGTGTAAAGGAGCTGCAGAATCTTGAGAAACAGCTTGAAGGAGCCCTAGCACTGGCCAGGCAAAGGAAG ACACAGATTATGATAGAGCAGGTGGAAGACCTCCGCAAAAAG GAGCGTCAGCTTGGAGATATCAACAAGCAGCTCAGGATTAAG CTGGAGACTGAAGGGCAAAGTTTTAAGGCCATTCAAGACCTGTGGAATTCTGCTGCTGCAGGTGCTGGAAATAGCAACTTCTCTGTTCATCCTTCTCATGACAGTCCCATGAACTGTGACCCGGAACCTGCTCTACAAATTGG GTACCTGAATTATCTTCCATCTGAAGGGTCTTCAGTGCCAAAGAATACGGTTGGTGAGACCAACTTCATCCAAGGATGGGTCCTTTGA
- the LOC102613422 gene encoding histone deacetylase complex subunit SAP18, translating to MAGVGEAQRRQAGRSRPLHPSGRGPPPPPPRPRFEPVDREKTCPLLLRVFTKIGGHHSREDFAVRGKEPKDEVQIYTWKDATLRELTDLVKEVAPAARRRDARLSFAFVYPDKNGRFMVREVGKTFSYEGRRQLDDGKMLAELGFEIGDYLDVAIL from the exons ATGGCGGGAGTAGGAGAAGCGCAAAGAAGACAAGCAGGCAGGAGCAGGCCATTACATCCTTCTGGAAGGGGCCCTCCACCACCGCCTCCTCGCCCCCGCTTCGAGCCCGTTGATCGCGAGAAG ACTTGTCCTCTGTTGCTTCGAGTTTTCACTAAG ATTGGGGGGCACCATTCTAGGGAGGATTTTGCAGTCAGAGGCAAGGAACCCAAGGATGAGGTTCAAATTTATACATGGAAGGATGCTACTCTTCGTGAACTAACTGATCTG GTTAAAGAAGTAGCACCGGCTGCAAGAAGAAGGGATGCAAGgctttcttttgcttttgtttatcCCGATAAGAATGGTCGTTTTATGGTGAGAGAG GTGGGGAAGACCTTCTCTTATGAAGGTAGGAGGCAGTTAGATGATGGCAAAATGTTGGCTGAACTTGGCTTTGAG ATTGGAGATTACTTGGATGTGGCTATCCTATAA